A window of the Pseudoalteromonas sp. A25 genome harbors these coding sequences:
- the pdhR gene encoding pyruvate dehydrogenase complex transcriptional repressor PdhR: MSLKIKAAKLSDVILEQLENMILEGSLMPGEKLPPERELAKQFEVSRPSLREAIQKLEAKGLVTRRQGGGTYVKNQLEEGLTDPLFDLISKHPESQFDLLEFRHALEGIAAYYAALRGTDTDFEKVQDSFNKIAQVQDDLAQIAAAINAFHFAVAEASHNVVLLHLVKGMQSLLEQNVLQNLTVLVQKSEVSEQLAQHRKVLLEAVINGNPEQARLASNAHLAFIEEALLEAGKERSRIERSLRRTKQQ; this comes from the coding sequence ATGTCTTTAAAGATAAAAGCAGCGAAGTTATCCGATGTGATTTTAGAACAGCTCGAGAATATGATCCTCGAGGGGTCTTTAATGCCGGGTGAAAAGTTACCTCCAGAACGAGAGCTTGCAAAACAATTTGAAGTCTCAAGGCCTTCATTGCGTGAAGCGATACAAAAGCTTGAAGCGAAAGGGTTGGTAACGCGTCGTCAAGGTGGTGGAACTTATGTAAAAAATCAGTTGGAAGAAGGACTCACTGATCCATTATTTGATTTGATCAGTAAGCACCCTGAATCACAATTTGATTTACTTGAGTTTCGTCATGCACTTGAGGGGATCGCTGCATACTATGCTGCTTTGCGTGGTACTGATACTGATTTTGAAAAGGTACAAGATAGCTTTAATAAAATAGCTCAAGTACAGGATGATTTGGCTCAAATTGCAGCAGCAATCAATGCCTTCCACTTTGCAGTGGCAGAGGCGTCGCATAATGTGGTGCTGCTGCATTTGGTTAAAGGTATGCAGTCATTACTGGAGCAAAACGTATTACAAAACTTAACGGTTTTGGTACAAAAATCAGAGGTGAGTGAGCAGTTAGCTCAACACCGTAAGGTGCTTTTGGAAGCAGTCATTAATGGCAATCCAGAGCAAGCTCGGTTGGCAAGTAACGCGCACTTAGCATTTATCGAAGAAGCGTTGCTTGAAGCGGGTAAAGAGCGTTCGCGAATAGAGCGTAGCTTACGACGAACAAAGCAGCAGTAA
- the serB gene encoding phosphoserine phosphatase SerB, translated as MPTSSLVQLPDHDLSHIFTLAKWYQIENGQYQLSECAPDPQNGVFITLFGEQLTTAKLQNFLAFLHDSEFLVSAICQYHPHPALPEAIVVYVNNQYIPTVTEQLKKELREAAHSLHLQAAILVDPPTTAKPGLLVMDMDSTAIKIECIDEIARLANVYDEVAQVTAQAMAGQLAFSESLYQRVSKLEGVELSLIQQLKENLPLMEGVQTLCAHLKQHNWHLAIASGGFTWFAESLLEPLQLDGYYANELEIADERLTGKVLGEVVDAQKKAQIVATLTEELELDKQQTVAMGDGANDLIMMAQAGLGIAVHGKPKVVEQADAAICEGSLLQVLYLLGIPCGKK; from the coding sequence ATGCCAACCTCTAGCCTTGTGCAATTACCTGATCATGATTTGTCTCATATCTTCACTTTAGCAAAATGGTACCAAATTGAAAATGGACAATATCAGCTAAGTGAATGTGCACCAGATCCCCAAAATGGTGTATTTATTACTTTATTTGGTGAGCAATTAACAACGGCTAAGTTGCAGAACTTTTTGGCTTTTTTACATGATTCAGAGTTTTTGGTTAGTGCAATATGCCAGTATCATCCGCATCCAGCTTTACCAGAAGCGATAGTGGTGTATGTGAATAATCAATATATACCAACCGTTACTGAACAGCTGAAAAAAGAGCTACGAGAAGCGGCTCATTCGCTGCATCTACAAGCGGCAATCTTAGTTGATCCACCTACAACTGCAAAACCAGGCTTACTTGTGATGGATATGGACTCAACTGCAATAAAGATTGAATGCATTGATGAAATTGCACGCCTTGCCAATGTGTATGATGAAGTGGCACAAGTCACGGCGCAAGCCATGGCGGGTCAGCTTGCTTTTAGTGAAAGCTTATATCAACGCGTCAGTAAGCTAGAGGGGGTAGAGCTGAGTTTGATCCAACAGCTCAAAGAAAACCTACCGTTAATGGAGGGTGTGCAAACGCTGTGTGCCCATCTTAAGCAGCACAATTGGCATTTAGCGATAGCCTCGGGAGGGTTTACTTGGTTTGCTGAATCATTACTAGAACCTTTGCAACTTGATGGCTACTACGCAAATGAGTTGGAAATTGCCGATGAGCGCTTAACCGGTAAAGTGTTGGGTGAAGTGGTGGATGCCCAAAAAAAAGCGCAGATTGTGGCAACACTCACTGAAGAGCTAGAACTAGACAAACAACAGACCGTTGCCATGGGTGACGGAGCGAATGATCTCATTATGATGGCGCAAGCTGGGCTGGGTATCGCTGTGCACGGTAAACCTAAGGTTGTTGAGCAGGCAGATGCGGCCATTTGTGAAGGCTCTTTATTGCAAGTGTTGTATTTACTTGGCATTCCATGTGGTAAAAAATAA
- a CDS encoding AhpA/YtjB family protein: protein MKNTHAIDLLKSSRGRRLVRLLVAAACFIVLAWLGVNTSFESHQLLHKQADLNARSLIKQFTLNAAKPMAEDDLTQLETLREHLELDDNVLSITIYDQHGTLVLQGRNVVDSDNIHGLPTDVAGISKLKTPIVEPIIFEGQPLGFASMIYLTKSAMSQSHYHFHELGRMVLVMLLITCVFTWQIGRALKGWEVKRQIRKSVQEDE from the coding sequence ATGAAAAATACACATGCTATTGATTTACTAAAATCTTCTCGAGGACGTCGCTTAGTTCGGCTGTTAGTTGCTGCGGCATGCTTTATCGTGCTTGCTTGGCTGGGCGTCAACACCAGCTTTGAGTCTCACCAACTGCTGCATAAGCAAGCGGATTTAAATGCTAGAAGCTTAATAAAACAATTTACGTTGAATGCGGCCAAACCAATGGCAGAGGATGATTTGACTCAGTTGGAGACACTACGTGAACACTTAGAGCTTGATGATAACGTGCTTAGCATCACCATATATGATCAGCACGGTACATTGGTTCTGCAAGGGCGTAACGTTGTAGATAGCGATAATATCCATGGCTTACCAACCGATGTGGCGGGGATCAGCAAACTTAAAACCCCCATCGTTGAACCCATCATCTTTGAAGGGCAACCACTTGGTTTTGCCAGTATGATTTATTTAACTAAGTCTGCCATGAGTCAAAGTCATTATCATTTTCATGAGTTAGGGCGAATGGTCTTGGTCATGTTACTCATAACCTGTGTTTTTACTTGGCAAATTGGCCGTGCGCTAAAAGGCTGGGAAGTAAAACGTCAGATACGAAAAAGCGTACAAGAGGACGAATAA
- a CDS encoding TatD family hydrolase, with protein MHFIDSHCHLDFSELKQNLDTHIAIARELGVLRFVVPGITYPQSVALLAFAKRYPECRIALGLHPYFIEQHSEETLSALKSLAQTHRDNIVAIGECGIDGTRPNIEFQFTLFVEHIKLSNALSLPLIVHHRQSHHLIAQALKACPAKHGGVIHAFSGSLQQAQYYIDQGFKLGVGGTISYERAKKTRQVVSQVPLDSLLLETDAPSMPLSGYQGQVNLPQRLVDVFEHLCDLRSESAEQIASQIYSSSCTLFRI; from the coding sequence ATGCACTTTATCGACAGCCATTGCCACTTAGATTTCAGTGAGCTTAAACAAAACCTAGATACTCACATTGCAATAGCGCGTGAGCTAGGTGTTCTGCGTTTTGTGGTACCTGGTATTACTTACCCTCAAAGTGTCGCTTTGCTGGCATTTGCGAAGCGCTATCCTGAGTGCCGAATTGCCTTAGGATTACACCCGTATTTTATTGAACAGCATAGCGAAGAGACGCTATCGGCATTAAAGTCACTAGCACAGACTCACCGTGATAATATTGTTGCTATTGGAGAGTGTGGTATTGACGGCACGCGTCCTAACATAGAGTTTCAATTCACATTATTTGTTGAGCATATCAAACTTAGCAATGCATTGTCCCTGCCTCTGATAGTGCACCATAGGCAAAGCCACCACTTAATTGCTCAAGCGCTTAAAGCTTGCCCTGCAAAGCATGGCGGTGTGATCCACGCGTTTTCAGGCTCACTGCAACAAGCACAGTATTATATAGATCAGGGCTTCAAACTCGGCGTAGGGGGGACGATAAGCTATGAACGAGCGAAAAAAACACGTCAAGTCGTTAGCCAAGTACCTTTAGATAGCCTGTTATTAGAAACCGATGCCCCCTCAATGCCACTTTCAGGTTATCAAGGTCAGGTTAACTTGCCACAAAGATTAGTTGACGTTTTTGAGCATCTATGCGATTTGCGCAGTGAAAGTGCAGAGCAAATAGCCAGCCAGATTTATTCGTCCTCTTGTACGCTTTTTCGTATCTGA
- the pdxH gene encoding pyridoxamine 5'-phosphate oxidase: MMKLEDIRREYTKGGLRREMLADSPITQFENWLQQAVAAKFADPTAMVVATVDEHGQPSQRIVLLKHLDEHGFVFFTNTGSRKAHEIKTNNKVCLHFPWHELERQVIVYGEAKPLSSSAVAKYFLSRPQESQLAAWASQQSRPVSSRKALMETFHSMKAKFAEGKIPLPDFWGGYCVEPTKIEFWQGGEHRLHDRFMYLKQDDGSWQVDRLNP, from the coding sequence ATCATGAAGCTTGAAGATATCCGCCGAGAATACACGAAAGGTGGTTTACGTCGCGAGATGTTGGCAGACAGCCCCATTACGCAATTTGAAAATTGGTTACAACAAGCTGTTGCAGCAAAATTTGCTGATCCGACTGCGATGGTTGTCGCAACCGTTGATGAACACGGACAACCATCACAACGTATCGTTTTATTAAAGCATTTAGACGAACATGGTTTTGTATTTTTTACCAATACGGGCTCGCGCAAAGCGCATGAAATAAAGACTAACAATAAAGTATGTTTACATTTCCCTTGGCATGAATTAGAGCGCCAAGTGATTGTGTATGGTGAAGCAAAGCCATTATCAAGCTCTGCAGTGGCTAAGTATTTTTTGTCTCGCCCGCAAGAAAGTCAGCTAGCCGCTTGGGCATCACAGCAGTCTCGTCCTGTTTCTTCGCGCAAAGCGTTGATGGAAACCTTTCACTCAATGAAAGCCAAATTTGCTGAAGGTAAAATTCCCTTGCCGGATTTCTGGGGGGGCTACTGTGTTGAGCCTACTAAAATTGAATTTTGGCAAGGTGGCGAGCACCGTCTTCACGATCGCTTCATGTACTTAAAACAAGATGATGGTTCGTGGCAGGTCGATAGGTTGAACCCCTAA
- the argS gene encoding arginine--tRNA ligase, with translation MNIKTILIEKANAAMLAAGIPQGTNPAVTQSTRPQFGDYQINGAMGAAKALKTNPRELAQKIIDNLDVSDIATQTEIAGPGFINIHLKPEFLSASLEAANKDVKLGVSEHQPAKKVVVDYSSPNLAKEMHVGHLRSTIIGDSVVRALEFRGDTVIRQNHMGDWGTQFGMLIAHLEDLLNQGVDLENVALADLESFYRDAKKRFDDEEGFADKARNYVVKLQGGDAHCKKLWQMFIDTSVKHSEEVYEKLNVTLTRDDIMAESAYNERLAGVIELLKSKGIAVEDQGAQVVFLDELANKDGEPSVFIVQKSGGGFLYSTTDLAACDYRSNELDVDRILIFVDARQGLHFNQVEITARKAGLLKDKTSYEPSLFGTMMGDDGKPFKTRTGGTVKLADLLEEAVSRATEKLANRDTGLSDEERSEIARKVGIGAVKYADLSKHRTSDYIFNWDSMLSFEGATAPYLQYAYTRVRSIFRKADIDSTTLNATVSIIEPQEKTLALKLLQLEEVLDLMINEATPHVLCGYLYELASLYMTFYEACPILKDDVATDVRDSRLVLCNLVANTLRTGLELLGIEVMEQM, from the coding sequence ATGAACATTAAAACGATTCTAATTGAAAAAGCCAATGCGGCCATGTTAGCTGCGGGTATTCCACAGGGCACCAACCCAGCGGTGACGCAAAGCACTCGTCCACAATTCGGTGATTACCAAATTAATGGTGCGATGGGCGCTGCAAAAGCACTTAAAACAAACCCACGCGAGCTTGCACAAAAAATCATTGATAATTTAGATGTAAGCGATATTGCTACTCAAACAGAAATTGCAGGCCCAGGTTTTATCAATATTCATCTTAAGCCGGAATTTTTATCTGCAAGTTTAGAGGCTGCCAATAAAGACGTTAAGCTAGGCGTGTCTGAGCATCAACCAGCTAAAAAAGTTGTGGTTGATTATTCATCACCCAACCTTGCTAAAGAAATGCACGTAGGTCATTTACGTTCGACTATTATTGGTGACTCTGTCGTGCGTGCATTGGAGTTCCGTGGCGATACCGTGATCCGTCAAAACCACATGGGTGATTGGGGTACGCAATTTGGCATGCTTATCGCGCACCTTGAAGATTTGTTAAATCAAGGTGTTGACTTAGAAAACGTTGCACTTGCTGACCTTGAAAGTTTTTATCGCGATGCGAAAAAGCGTTTTGATGATGAAGAAGGCTTTGCAGATAAAGCACGTAACTATGTTGTGAAGTTACAAGGTGGTGATGCACATTGTAAAAAGCTATGGCAAATGTTTATCGATACCTCAGTTAAGCACTCAGAAGAAGTATACGAAAAACTAAACGTGACGCTTACACGTGACGATATCATGGCTGAGAGTGCATACAATGAACGCCTTGCAGGTGTAATTGAGCTACTTAAGTCAAAAGGTATTGCCGTTGAAGACCAAGGTGCACAAGTTGTATTTTTGGATGAACTGGCAAACAAAGACGGTGAGCCCTCAGTATTTATCGTACAAAAGTCGGGTGGGGGGTTCTTATATTCAACCACCGATTTAGCGGCTTGTGACTATCGCTCAAACGAGTTAGATGTAGATCGTATCTTAATTTTTGTAGATGCACGCCAGGGCTTACACTTCAATCAAGTTGAGATAACAGCGCGTAAAGCTGGGTTGCTTAAAGATAAAACTTCTTATGAGCCAAGCCTATTTGGCACCATGATGGGGGATGATGGTAAGCCATTTAAAACCCGTACTGGTGGTACGGTTAAGCTCGCTGATTTGCTTGAAGAAGCGGTGAGTCGCGCAACCGAAAAACTCGCTAACCGAGATACGGGTTTATCAGATGAAGAGCGCAGCGAAATTGCCCGCAAAGTCGGCATTGGTGCGGTTAAATATGCGGATCTATCAAAACACCGAACCAGCGATTATATCTTTAACTGGGACAGCATGTTGAGTTTTGAAGGCGCGACAGCACCTTATCTACAATATGCTTATACGCGTGTGCGTAGTATCTTCCGCAAAGCGGATATTGATAGCACAACGTTAAATGCGACGGTTAGTATTATTGAACCACAAGAAAAAACCTTGGCGCTAAAACTACTTCAGCTCGAAGAAGTGCTTGATCTAATGATCAACGAAGCAACGCCGCACGTATTGTGTGGATACTTATATGAATTGGCAAGCTTATACATGACATTCTACGAAGCATGTCCAATTCTTAAAGACGATGTGGCAACAGATGTACGCGATAGTCGTTTGGTGCTGTGTAACCTAGTGGCTAACACCTTGCGTACAGGTCTTGAACTGCTTGGTATAGAAGTGATGGAGCAAATGTAA
- the prfC gene encoding peptide chain release factor 3 — protein MSNIVNEIQKRRTFAIISHPDAGKTTITEKVLLFGKALQKAGTVKGRGSNQHAKSDWMEMEKERGISVTTSVMQFPYNDALVNLLDTPGHEDFSEDTYRTLTAVDSCLMVIDAAKGVEDRTRKLMEVTRLRDTPIVTFMNKLDRDIRDPMELLDEVETELNIACAPVSWPIGCGKEFKGVYHIHRDETVLYQTGQGHTIQEKRVIKGLENPELDDAVGAELAEQLREELELVIGASHEFDQELFLKGELTPVFFGTALGNFGVDHMLDGLTEWAPAPMPRQTEEREVKADEDNFSGFVFKIQANMDPKHRDRIAFMRIVSGKYSQGMKMNHVRIGKQVSISDAVTFMAGDRERAQDAFAGDIIGLHNHGTIQIGDTFTQGEKLKFSGIPNFAPELFRRIRLKDPLKQKQLLKGLVQLSEEGAVQVFRPLINNDLIVGAVGVLQFDVVVARLKAEYNVDAIYESVNVQTARWVSSSDEKKMAEFRRKCESNLALDGGDNLTYIAPSRVNLNLSMERYPDVEFHHTREH, from the coding sequence ATGTCTAATATTGTCAATGAAATTCAAAAGCGACGTACGTTCGCTATCATCTCGCACCCTGATGCGGGTAAAACAACCATTACTGAAAAAGTATTGTTATTCGGAAAGGCACTACAAAAAGCGGGTACCGTAAAAGGTCGTGGTTCAAACCAGCACGCAAAATCTGATTGGATGGAAATGGAAAAAGAACGTGGGATCTCGGTCACCACCTCTGTAATGCAGTTTCCTTACAATGATGCACTGGTTAACTTGTTAGATACTCCCGGACACGAAGACTTCTCGGAAGATACATACCGAACGTTGACAGCTGTTGACTCATGTTTGATGGTGATTGATGCTGCGAAGGGTGTAGAAGACCGTACCCGTAAGCTGATGGAAGTAACCCGTTTACGTGATACGCCAATCGTGACGTTTATGAACAAACTAGACCGCGATATTCGAGATCCTATGGAGTTGCTAGACGAAGTAGAAACTGAGCTGAATATTGCTTGTGCACCAGTATCATGGCCAATTGGGTGTGGTAAAGAGTTTAAAGGTGTGTATCACATCCATCGTGACGAAACGGTGTTATATCAAACGGGTCAAGGTCACACTATCCAAGAAAAGCGTGTGATAAAAGGCCTTGAGAACCCAGAGCTTGACGATGCGGTGGGCGCAGAGCTTGCTGAGCAGCTGCGTGAAGAGCTAGAGCTGGTGATTGGTGCATCGCATGAATTCGATCAAGAACTCTTTTTAAAGGGTGAGCTAACGCCCGTATTTTTTGGTACTGCCCTAGGTAACTTTGGCGTTGACCACATGCTCGACGGCTTGACTGAGTGGGCGCCTGCGCCTATGCCACGCCAAACAGAAGAGCGTGAAGTAAAAGCTGACGAAGACAACTTCTCGGGCTTTGTATTTAAAATTCAAGCAAACATGGATCCAAAGCACCGTGACCGCATTGCGTTTATGCGTATTGTATCGGGTAAATACAGCCAAGGCATGAAAATGAACCATGTGCGCATTGGTAAGCAAGTGAGTATTTCTGATGCGGTTACCTTTATGGCCGGTGACCGAGAGCGTGCACAAGATGCCTTTGCGGGTGATATCATTGGCTTACACAACCACGGAACAATTCAAATCGGGGATACCTTTACCCAAGGTGAAAAGCTTAAGTTTAGTGGTATTCCTAACTTTGCCCCTGAACTGTTCCGCCGCATTCGTTTAAAAGATCCGCTTAAGCAAAAGCAGTTGCTTAAGGGCTTGGTACAGTTATCAGAAGAAGGGGCTGTACAAGTATTTAGACCGCTTATCAACAACGATTTAATCGTAGGTGCCGTAGGGGTACTTCAGTTTGATGTGGTGGTTGCACGCTTAAAAGCTGAGTACAACGTAGATGCGATTTACGAAAGTGTTAACGTACAAACAGCACGCTGGGTAAGCTCGTCTGATGAGAAGAAAATGGCGGAGTTTAGACGTAAGTGTGAGTCTAACTTAGCGCTAGATGGTGGTGACAACCTAACATACATCGCGCCAAGTCGTGTTAACTTAAACTTATCAATGGAACGCTATCCAGACGTTGAGTTCCACCATACTCGTGAACACTAG
- a CDS encoding hybrid sensor histidine kinase/response regulator, with protein sequence MKVGKLSIKLLCYITPLVVLPSLFLGGFTLTTVTDSTQKQANLTVSKFVEQQQQKILSYINVYQSTTKLLSSSPVLSDYLMHFNTQTDKQNQRSIALQNVFTSYSEAYPDILSINLLDHQSVSLAYQASNLSIPPKSYPFFERVRSSNLTQQYFMLPTDEGTTHLFFVQRVLVNHNQAAQKQTFYVIVRIDPSVINYSIFESPYTHALNTILDEDGNILFSSSASLNLITLNESEVDKVKSLAEDEELTSINLTSVSNENIIGYAVQLSDDYYYLSTIPSHLLYGSGQAIKNLTALIVILSIVALPILIFIVVKRILINPIKLLGEASHRVGDGDLSVCLPNKNNDEVGQLFEDFNHMVKQIRDFQGELEDYKQHLEEKVDNRTLALETMNQELEVAYTQAEQANELKSHFLANMSHEIRTPLTAIIGFTEQLIHNPNTQYTQRHLETMLRNSKHLLELINNILDLSKIEAEKLAVDQSEVDLQRTINDVVDIIEPLCEKKELSLYVNYQFPLPRTLNSDATRLKQILIDICSNAVKFTAQGSVAIDIAYQSSSEHFEFIVTDTGIGMSKGEVERVFKPFEQADSTITRRFGGTGLGLCIAKSLAQLLGGDVRVNSKQGVGSQFIITISANYHGVKPDMLEFLEKTTVKENISQEFADIQFDARVLLAEDNTDNQELICLMLNMWGITPDVVDNGAQAVEKALANDYQIILMDMQMPVMGGLEAIQMLRHAAYDGPIIALTANVMKHDIDAYLKAGCDATLAKPIDRLQLGKVLLKHLQIQAASDSKWDSLLKSEKFAQIAHNYNQKLPNYLKQLEQHYTNHDWEALRALAHSLKGSAGCFGFMNIHSAAQTLEDSLRTNDESRWHYAMLSLTEAIKYTIKKQTTNTESSPQSQS encoded by the coding sequence ATGAAAGTAGGTAAGTTAAGCATAAAGCTACTGTGCTACATTACGCCACTTGTTGTGCTACCTTCTCTTTTTTTGGGGGGCTTCACCCTCACGACAGTAACAGACTCAACGCAAAAGCAAGCCAATTTAACGGTCAGTAAATTTGTTGAGCAACAACAACAAAAAATACTAAGTTATATCAACGTTTATCAATCAACGACAAAGCTACTCTCATCTTCGCCCGTATTAAGTGATTACTTAATGCATTTCAACACACAAACCGATAAGCAAAACCAGCGTAGCATAGCCTTGCAAAATGTATTTACCAGTTATAGCGAAGCATACCCTGATATATTGAGCATAAACTTGCTTGACCATCAGAGCGTTAGCTTAGCCTATCAGGCAAGTAATTTAAGTATACCACCTAAAAGCTACCCTTTTTTTGAGCGCGTGCGCTCCAGTAATTTAACTCAGCAATACTTTATGCTCCCAACAGATGAAGGAACGACGCACCTCTTTTTTGTACAGCGAGTCCTTGTTAATCACAATCAGGCAGCACAAAAGCAAACATTCTATGTGATTGTTAGAATCGACCCTTCAGTTATCAACTATTCTATTTTTGAGTCTCCGTATACCCATGCACTTAATACAATACTTGATGAAGATGGGAACATTTTATTTAGCTCTTCAGCATCATTAAACCTTATTACACTTAATGAAAGTGAAGTTGATAAAGTAAAGTCTCTTGCCGAAGATGAGGAGTTGACATCCATAAATTTGACCAGTGTGAGTAATGAAAACATCATTGGCTATGCCGTGCAGCTCAGCGATGACTATTATTATTTATCGACAATTCCCAGCCATTTGCTTTATGGCTCTGGTCAGGCTATTAAAAACCTAACCGCCTTAATAGTTATTTTATCCATTGTCGCTTTACCTATACTGATATTTATTGTCGTAAAACGGATTCTCATCAATCCTATTAAGTTACTTGGAGAGGCCAGCCACCGGGTGGGAGATGGCGATCTAAGCGTTTGTTTGCCCAATAAAAATAATGATGAAGTTGGCCAGTTATTTGAAGACTTTAATCATATGGTAAAACAGATCAGAGACTTTCAAGGAGAACTGGAAGATTACAAACAACATTTAGAAGAAAAAGTAGACAACCGCACGTTAGCATTAGAGACAATGAATCAAGAGCTAGAAGTTGCTTATACTCAAGCAGAACAAGCAAATGAGCTTAAAAGCCACTTTTTGGCGAATATGAGTCACGAGATACGCACTCCCCTCACCGCCATCATTGGTTTCACTGAGCAACTCATTCACAATCCCAATACACAATATACTCAGCGCCACCTAGAGACCATGCTACGAAACTCTAAACACCTACTAGAGTTAATCAACAACATATTAGACTTATCCAAAATAGAAGCTGAGAAGTTGGCAGTGGATCAATCAGAAGTTGACTTACAAAGAACCATTAACGATGTTGTTGATATCATCGAGCCGCTATGCGAAAAAAAGGAGCTTTCACTATATGTTAACTACCAATTTCCTCTTCCTCGCACATTGAATAGTGATGCAACCCGATTAAAACAAATATTAATTGATATATGTAGCAATGCCGTAAAATTTACAGCACAAGGTAGTGTTGCAATAGATATCGCATATCAATCATCATCAGAGCATTTTGAGTTTATTGTCACTGATACAGGTATCGGCATGTCAAAAGGAGAAGTCGAGCGAGTATTTAAACCTTTTGAGCAAGCTGATAGTACCATTACGCGGCGCTTTGGTGGAACGGGTTTGGGGCTATGCATTGCCAAAAGCTTAGCTCAGTTATTAGGTGGTGACGTAAGAGTTAACAGTAAACAAGGCGTTGGCAGCCAGTTTATTATTACAATCAGTGCGAATTACCATGGTGTAAAACCAGACATGCTAGAGTTCCTTGAAAAAACAACTGTTAAAGAAAATATTTCGCAAGAGTTTGCAGACATACAGTTCGATGCTCGCGTTTTGCTCGCTGAAGACAACACTGACAATCAAGAGCTTATATGTTTAATGCTCAATATGTGGGGGATAACCCCTGATGTTGTAGATAATGGTGCTCAGGCCGTTGAAAAAGCGCTCGCTAACGACTACCAAATAATTTTAATGGATATGCAAATGCCAGTCATGGGTGGCTTAGAAGCGATCCAAATGCTTCGTCATGCGGCCTATGATGGACCTATCATCGCGCTGACAGCAAATGTGATGAAGCATGACATTGACGCATATTTAAAAGCTGGCTGCGATGCGACCCTCGCAAAGCCTATTGATAGGTTGCAGCTAGGAAAAGTGCTTTTAAAGCACTTACAAATACAAGCTGCGAGCGATTCAAAATGGGATTCACTACTGAAAAGCGAAAAGTTCGCTCAAATAGCACACAACTACAATCAAAAACTACCTAACTACTTAAAACAATTGGAGCAACACTATACTAATCACGATTGGGAGGCGCTGCGTGCTTTAGCACATAGCTTAAAAGGCAGTGCGGGGTGTTTTGGATTTATGAATATTCACAGTGCTGCGCAAACACTTGAAGATAGTTTACGCACCAATGATGAAAGTCGCTGGCACTATGCTATGTTGTCGCTAACAGAGGCCATTAAATACACCATTAAAAAGCAAACAACTAATACTGAAAGCTCCCCTCAGAGCCAAAGTTAA
- the rimI gene encoding ribosomal protein S18-alanine N-acetyltransferase encodes MTIEKACHDFPWTENTMRSCLSGRYFNGAIYNQQKLAGFYIGEVAGPDHTLMDICVAPTFQRQGLAKALLTDFMTVSEQAGAENLFLEVRESNKAAIGLYQWAGFSEVGIRKDYYPSVNGKEDAVLMAKTLNFGSEGSFQY; translated from the coding sequence ATGACAATAGAAAAGGCATGTCATGACTTTCCTTGGACAGAAAATACCATGCGGTCTTGTTTGTCTGGGCGTTATTTTAATGGTGCTATTTATAATCAGCAAAAATTAGCTGGCTTTTATATTGGTGAAGTTGCAGGTCCTGATCATACTCTGATGGATATATGTGTAGCACCAACCTTTCAAAGGCAAGGGCTAGCCAAAGCGTTGCTTACTGACTTTATGACTGTGAGTGAGCAAGCTGGTGCGGAGAATTTGTTTTTAGAGGTGAGAGAGTCTAATAAAGCTGCGATAGGCTTATATCAGTGGGCTGGCTTTAGCGAGGTGGGTATACGTAAAGACTATTATCCGAGCGTTAATGGCAAAGAAGATGCAGTCTTGATGGCAAAGACGCTTAACTTTGGCTCTGAGGGGAGCTTTCAGTATTAG